From one Culex quinquefasciatus strain JHB chromosome 3, VPISU_Cqui_1.0_pri_paternal, whole genome shotgun sequence genomic stretch:
- the LOC6047886 gene encoding protein fem-1 homolog CG6966 encodes MLATAMDNKENVFNAARDGNLVVLKRYISGRPQNETEMLVTAKTGGATPLLIACRNGHFDVVQYLIKRCHADVEQPGSVIFDGETIEGAPPLWCASAAGHTSIVKLLVQHGAKVNSTTKTNSTPLRAACFDGHYEIVKYLVSHGADIEVANRHGHTCLMIACYKGHYKIAQYLLSLKADVNRRSVKGNTALHDCAESGSLEILQLLLQHGATMDVDSYGMTPLLAASVTGHLPIVEHLISLPFVKREDRIAALELLGATYVDKKRDMLGALSFWKRAMEDRYNNSPVLPKPVREPVPAYDFGQEVNDLDALDELVMDPDEMRMQALLIRERILGPVHPDTSYYIRFRGAVYADSGRFDRCIELWTYALSMQQNILEPLNPMTQSSLLSFAELFSFMLGEAGRPITRGRIVPPIETSDMLIIFKKSIREVQYGQRMLEQMPTHERDSTALNRALVISLHLACLLARLLDEDEEVCCDSMKHQILRAFYELVSLKIVAKSGRTALHLACYKEAALVGRYPACQLPSPRLAKALLQVGADPNAQDEAGNTPLHLAALTRPCPAVLAQTLLEYGAHLDTRNLDGDTFESLLQNQRLHELVNPVRYTRLSCLAARVLQRHSIEYHGQVPTCLYEFIDSH; translated from the exons CGATACATCAGCGGCCGGCCCCAGAACGAGACAGAGATGCTGGTGACGGCCAAAACGGGCGGCGCCACACCCCTGCTGATTGCCTGCCGGAATGGTCACTTTGACGTGGTGCAGTATCTGATCAAACGGTGCCACGCCGACGTCGAACAGCCGGGTTCAG TGATATTCGACGGCGAAACGATAGAGGGCGCCCCGCCCCTCTGGTGCGCGTCCGCCGCCGGCCACACCAGCATAGTGAAGCTTCTAGTCCAGCACGGTGCCAAAGTGAACAGTACAACCAAAACGAACAGCACGCCGCTGCGGGCGGCCTGCTTCGACGGCCACTACGAGATCGTCAAATACCTAGTGTCACACGGGGCCG ACATCGAGGTCGCGAACCGCCACGGCCACACCTGCCTGATGATCGCGTGCTACAAGGGCCACTACAAGATCGCACAATACCTGCTCTCGCTCAAGGCGGACGTGAACCGGCGCAGCGTCAAGGGCAACACCGCGCTGCACGACTGTGCCGAGTCCGGCTCGCTCGAGATCCTGCAGCTGCTGCTCCAGCACGGCGCCACCATGGACGTGGACTCGTACG GAATGACACCCCTGCTAGCGGCCAGCGTCACCGGTCACCTGCCCATCGTGGAACACCTCATCAGTTTGCCATTCGTGAAGCGGGAAGACCGGATAGCGGCGCTCGAGCTGCTCGGGGCGACCTACGTGGACAAGAAGCGCGACATGTTGGGGGCGCTCTCGTTCTGGAAACGTGCCATGGAAGATCG CTACAACAACAGTCCGGTGCTACCGAAGCCCGTCCGAGAACCCGTGCCCGCGTACGACTTTGGCCAGGAGGTGAACGACCTGGACGCGCTGGACGAGCTCGTGATGGACCCCGATGAGATGCGCATGCAGGCGTTGCTAATCCGCGAGCGAATACTCGGCCCGGTCCATCCGGACACCAGCTACTACATCCGCTTCCGAGGTGCCGTTTACGCCGACTCGGGCCGCTTCGACCGGTGCATCGAGCTGTGGACGTACGCGCTGTCCATGCAGCAAAACATCCTGGAACCGCTGAACCCAATGACCCAATCATCGCTGCTCTCGTTTGCCGAACTGTTCAGCTTTATGCTCGGCGAGGCGGGTCGACCCATCACCCGTGGCCGGATCGTGCCACCGATCGAAACCTCGGACATGTTGATCATCTTCAAGAAGTCGATCCGCGAAGTTCAGTACGGCCAGCGCATGCTGGAGCAGATGCCGACCCACGAACGGGACAGCACGGCGTTGAACCGAGCGCTGGTCATCTCGCTGCATCTGGCCTGCCTGTTGGCCCGATTGCTCGACGAGGACGAAGAAGTGTGCTGTGATAGCATGAAGCACCAGATTCTGCGTGCGTTCTACGAATTAGTCAGTTTGAAG ATCGTGGCCAAGTCCGGCCGGACGGCGCTCCACCTCGCGTGCTACAAGGAGGCCGCGCTCGTCGGTCGCTACCCCGCCTGCCAGCTGCCCTCGCCCCGCCTCGCGAAGGCGCTGCTCCAGGTCGGGGCGGACCCGAACGCGCAGGACGAGGCCGGCAACACCCCGCTGCATTTAGCCGCCCTGACGCGGCCCTGCCCGGCCGTGCTGGCCCAGACGCTGCTCGAGTACGGGGCGCACCTG GACACCAGAAACCTGGACGGCGACACGTTCGAGTCGCTGCTGCAGAACCAGCGCCTGCACGAGCTGGTCAACCCGGTCCGGTACACGCGCCTCTCCTGCCTAGCCGCCCGCGTCCTCCAGCGCCACTCGATCGAGTACCACGGCCAGGTGCCCACGTGTCTGTACGAGTTTATCGATTCCCACTAA
- the LOC6047889 gene encoding mitochondrial potassium channel, with protein sequence MLTRRLTSSGFHWNHTAGSSCYIIQNLRFSSSGDRDRKVTGQDPSQQPQSSSYEYITLEQPESSRHQAQRSTSSGSTVALRRISLLDLAKSKLYEAQSFYDEFSGMNEVKVAQNKVIEIQNQLQLVQERRRHILLELTLIRKQMQDIHVELQKAVRGEHRYVELIKEEFDVIAREREKNQIFQIVDQEERELFSHLTSAVKTSHEKERTQANNVKYWSIIGSCVGALLGIVATSINYYYRNTQFEAIKATTGEGVSRLVQVDGKLNELGLSLDYIKEYVAIRREEDEKARFRAMREAELAQIRAREGWGSYLWRNSVRVYRFFIPNMNK encoded by the exons ATGCTAACGAGAAGATTAACCAGCAGTGGATTCCACTGGAATCACACCGCTGGAAGCAGTTGTTACATCATCCAGAACCTACGATTCTCATCCAGTGGAGACCGGGACCGGAAAGTAACCGGTCAGGATCCGTCCCAGCAACCACAATCCAGCTCGTACGAGTACATCACACTGGAGCAGCCGGAATCCAGTCGTCACCAGGCGCAACGATCGACTAGTTCCGGCAGTACGGTGGCCCTGCGTCGAATCTCGTTGCTCGATCTGGCCAAATCAAAGCTGTACGAGGCGCAGTCGTTTTACGACGAGTTCAGCGGCATGAACGAGGTCAAGGTGGCCCAGAACAAGGTGATTGAGATCCAGAACCAGCTGCAGCTGGTGCAGGAACGACGACGGCATATCTTGCTGGAGTTGACGTTGATTCGGAAGCAGATGCAGGACATTCACGTTGAGTTGCAGAAGGCGGTTCGCGGCGAGCATCGCTACGTTGAGCTGATCAAGGAAGAGTTTGAT GTAATTGCTCGCGAGCGCGAAAAGAACCAAATCTTCCAGATCGTCGACCAAGAAGAACGCGAACTCTTCTCGCACCTCACCTCGGCCGTCAAGACAAGCCACGAGAAGGAACGCACCCAGGCGAACAACGTCAAGTACTGGTCCATCATTGGATCGTGCGTTGGAGCGTTGCTGGGAATTGTGGCCACTTCGATCAACTATTACTACCGAAACACGCAGTTTGAAGCGATTAAGGCCACAACCGGCGAGGGTGTCAGTCGGTTGGTGCAGGTCGATGGAAAATTGAACGAGTTGGGACTCTCGTTGGACTACATCAAGGAGTACGTGGCGATCCGGCGGGAAGAAGACGAAAAGGCACGGTTTCGGGCGATGCGAGAAGCCGAGTTGGCGCAGATTAGGGCCAGGGAGGGATGGGGAAGCTATCTGTGGAGGAACAGTGTGCGGGTTTACAGGTTTTTCATACCAAATATGAACAAGTGA